The following are encoded together in the Iodobacter fluviatilis genome:
- a CDS encoding GntP family permease gives MEVSTLGALSALVVAIFLILRKVPPAYGMIVGALVGGIVGGVDLSSTVNLMMGGAKGIIPAVMRILAAGVLAGVLIESGAAASIADTIVKKVGETRALLALAIATMILTAVGVFIDVAVITVAPIALAIARQADLSKMAILLAMIGGGKAGNVMSPNPNAIAAADAFHVPLTSVMAAGIVPGLVGLVVAYFIAKKLVNKGSKVEASEVVAFDRKALPSFATAIVAPLVAIILLSLRPVFGIVIDPLLALPLGGLLGALAMGRFKDSNQFAVAGLGRMAPVAIMLLGTGTLAGIIGASSLKTVLIEALQGSGLPAYMLAPISGALMSLATASTTAGTVVAAQVFSSTLLELGVPALAGAAMIHAGSTVFDHMPHGSFFHATGGAVNMSITERLKVIPYETAVGLSITIVSTLIFGVFKF, from the coding sequence ATGGAAGTCAGCACTCTAGGCGCGCTCAGTGCGCTCGTTGTTGCCATTTTTCTGATTTTACGAAAAGTGCCGCCCGCCTACGGCATGATCGTTGGCGCTTTAGTTGGCGGGATTGTGGGGGGCGTGGATTTATCCAGCACCGTTAATCTAATGATGGGCGGCGCAAAAGGCATTATCCCTGCCGTGATGCGGATTCTAGCGGCCGGTGTGCTAGCGGGGGTGCTAATCGAATCAGGTGCTGCAGCCAGTATCGCTGACACCATCGTCAAAAAAGTGGGCGAAACCCGCGCCCTGCTGGCCTTAGCGATCGCCACCATGATTTTAACCGCCGTTGGCGTATTTATTGATGTGGCGGTAATTACCGTTGCCCCAATTGCCCTCGCGATTGCGCGCCAAGCCGATCTATCCAAAATGGCGATTTTGCTGGCCATGATAGGTGGCGGTAAGGCGGGCAATGTGATGTCGCCCAATCCGAATGCGATTGCGGCGGCCGATGCTTTTCATGTGCCGCTCACCTCAGTGATGGCGGCGGGGATAGTGCCAGGCTTGGTTGGCCTGGTGGTTGCCTATTTCATTGCCAAAAAGCTGGTCAATAAAGGCAGCAAGGTAGAGGCCAGCGAAGTGGTCGCTTTTGACCGCAAGGCCCTGCCTTCATTTGCCACCGCCATTGTTGCCCCGCTGGTGGCGATTATCCTGCTCTCACTTCGGCCCGTGTTTGGCATTGTGATCGACCCGCTGCTCGCCCTCCCCCTCGGCGGCTTACTCGGCGCGCTGGCGATGGGCCGCTTTAAAGACAGCAATCAATTTGCCGTAGCGGGCTTAGGCCGCATGGCTCCGGTGGCGATTATGCTGCTGGGCACGGGCACTTTGGCAGGGATTATCGGCGCGTCCAGCCTTAAAACCGTGCTGATCGAAGCATTGCAAGGCTCAGGCCTGCCCGCCTATATGCTGGCCCCCATTTCTGGGGCGTTAATGTCGCTGGCTACCGCCTCCACCACCGCTGGCACCGTTGTAGCTGCGCAGGTATTCAGTAGCACCCTACTAGAGCTAGGTGTGCCCGCCCTTGCCGGTGCAGCCATGATCCACGCAGGCTCTACCGTGTTTGATCATATGCCGCACGGTAGTTTCTTTCACGCCACGGGTGGTGCGGTCAATATGAGCATTACCGAACGGCTTAAAGTTATTCCTTACGAAACAGCGGTTGGTTTGTCAATTACGATTGTCTCTACGCTGATTTTTGGTGTGTTTAAATTTTAA
- a CDS encoding sugar diacid recognition domain-containing protein, whose amino-acid sequence MSLLNARLAQEIVDRTMAIISCNVNVIDASGTLIGSGERSRIGQQHEGALLVLSQQRTVEIDDAMALQLHGVRPGVNLPLRLAGQIVGVVGITGQPDAVRHYGELVRMTAEMSLEQARLIQALGRDTRYREELVLQLIKGEAALHSDLEAWAQKLGVDIQRPRVVAVIEVDSGALGIDAALAELQELQTLLSTPERDNLVATVSLTELVVLKPALDHQGRWNPQEHRLRVHDLLTRVANKSRLGVRIALGQYFSTANAVALSYQSAITTLQIGKTRKPEQACFFYQDLSLPVLLAGLNSGWQAAQLRIPLKNLERQDSNGQLRKTLQAWFACDTRLGETAQFLHIHRNTLDYRLSRIEVITGLTLSKTDERFLLYAALQIG is encoded by the coding sequence ATGTCGCTGCTCAATGCCCGCCTTGCGCAAGAAATCGTCGATCGCACCATGGCGATCATCAGCTGTAACGTCAATGTGATCGATGCCTCCGGCACATTGATCGGCAGCGGTGAGCGCTCCAGAATCGGCCAGCAGCATGAAGGGGCTTTGCTGGTGTTGTCGCAGCAGCGCACGGTAGAAATTGATGATGCGATGGCACTACAGCTGCACGGTGTTCGCCCTGGCGTGAATTTACCGCTGCGCCTTGCCGGGCAAATTGTGGGCGTGGTCGGTATCACCGGCCAGCCCGATGCGGTGCGCCACTATGGCGAGCTGGTGCGGATGACGGCGGAAATGAGCTTAGAACAAGCAAGGCTGATTCAGGCTCTGGGGCGCGACACTCGCTACCGCGAAGAGTTGGTTTTGCAACTCATCAAAGGTGAAGCCGCGCTGCATTCAGACCTAGAAGCTTGGGCGCAAAAGCTAGGCGTCGATATCCAGCGCCCACGCGTGGTGGCCGTGATCGAGGTAGATAGCGGAGCATTAGGCATTGATGCTGCACTGGCCGAGTTGCAAGAGCTACAAACCCTACTGAGTACGCCAGAGCGCGACAATCTAGTTGCCACCGTTTCTTTAACCGAATTAGTGGTACTCAAACCAGCGCTAGATCATCAAGGGCGCTGGAATCCGCAAGAGCACCGGCTCCGCGTGCACGATTTACTCACACGGGTCGCCAACAAAAGTAGGCTGGGGGTACGCATTGCGCTAGGGCAATATTTTAGTACCGCCAATGCCGTGGCGCTGTCTTATCAAAGCGCGATCACTACCCTGCAAATTGGCAAAACACGCAAGCCGGAGCAGGCCTGCTTTTTTTATCAGGATTTAAGCTTGCCCGTGCTACTGGCCGGATTAAATTCAGGCTGGCAAGCCGCGCAGCTGCGTATCCCGCTTAAAAACCTTGAGCGCCAGGATAGCAATGGCCAACTGCGTAAAACATTGCAGGCATGGTTTGCCTGCGATACCCGCCTCGGAGAAACAGCGCAGTTTTTGCACATTCACCGCAACACTCTGGATTATCGACTGAGCCGGATTGAGGTCATTACCGGCCTTACCCTCAGCAAAACAGATGAGCGATTTTTGCTCTACGCCGCTTTGCAAATTGGCTGA
- a CDS encoding ArsR/SmtB family transcription factor, translated as MQDSRLASVAAAIAEPARAKMLCCLLDGKARTATELAIVGEVSASTASEHLARLKAEQLLSMLAQGRHRYYRLHNHDVASALEALLLIAAPPKNTFTPNTPHYLHAARTCYDHMAGTLAVRLHNRLFELGWLQPDPSDTAQYLLSSDGKAAMEKLGLDIAEISKKRRHFACACLDWSERSPHIGGALGAALLQLAKQRGWVAQDLDSRRLQINSAGKNALQSLFGISI; from the coding sequence ATGCAAGACAGCCGACTCGCCAGTGTCGCCGCCGCCATTGCCGAGCCAGCACGGGCAAAAATGCTCTGCTGCCTGCTTGATGGCAAAGCGCGCACCGCAACCGAGCTGGCCATTGTGGGAGAAGTCAGCGCATCCACCGCCAGCGAGCATCTGGCACGGCTCAAAGCAGAGCAATTACTCAGCATGCTGGCGCAGGGCAGGCATCGCTACTACCGCCTGCATAATCACGATGTGGCATCGGCGCTAGAAGCCCTGCTACTGATTGCTGCGCCGCCCAAAAACACATTCACACCCAATACACCGCATTATCTGCACGCCGCCCGCACCTGTTACGACCATATGGCCGGAACGCTTGCCGTTCGTCTTCATAACCGCTTATTTGAGCTGGGCTGGCTACAGCCAGACCCCAGTGATACAGCACAATATTTATTAAGCAGCGATGGCAAGGCTGCCATGGAAAAATTAGGCCTAGATATCGCTGAGATCAGCAAAAAACGCCGACATTTTGCCTGTGCCTGCCTCGACTGGAGCGAGCGCAGCCCACATATCGGCGGAGCACTTGGCGCAGCACTGCTGCAATTAGCCAAACAACGCGGCTGGGTTGCACAGGATTTAGACAGCCGCCGCCTACAAATCAACTCTGCGGGAAAAAATGCACTGCAATCTCTGTTCGGAATTAGTATCTAA
- a CDS encoding cytochrome P450: MPPIHAIAAATHPNPYPYYASLRATTPFFFDTELACWVASTAELVGQIMQNPHCQVLAPASASRAAELFSRLIRMNEGEAHAPLKRRLQQGLAELDLSATHLLLLTQRWLKRLPEGPSLNTLCRHLPVLVLADALGFAPQLRLVEWISQLVAYLSAFSSEAERLQASVAAEHLLAHFSGLRPEHCSLLLQEFNQQVVLANLIGLLTQSYEATAGLLGNSLIALAQNPEVYQRILAGIEPISALVESVAVQDPSVQNTRRVVTQAIEIYGQQLAVGDTILLLLASANHDASSSEHFSFGYGRHACPGQALATRLATVILDAYLCGENRPLPVRWAYQASANARIPQFN, from the coding sequence ATGCCCCCCATCCATGCTATAGCCGCAGCGACGCATCCAAATCCTTACCCTTATTACGCAAGCCTGCGTGCCACGACGCCTTTTTTCTTTGATACGGAGCTGGCTTGCTGGGTGGCCAGCACGGCAGAGTTGGTCGGGCAAATTATGCAAAACCCGCATTGCCAAGTGCTTGCGCCTGCTAGTGCATCGAGGGCTGCAGAATTGTTTTCCCGTTTGATCCGTATGAATGAGGGAGAGGCACATGCGCCTTTAAAACGGCGTTTGCAGCAGGGGCTGGCAGAGCTGGATTTATCTGCAACCCACTTACTGCTACTGACGCAACGATGGCTAAAGCGTCTGCCCGAGGGGCCGTCCTTAAATACGCTCTGTCGCCACCTGCCAGTACTGGTGCTGGCGGATGCGCTGGGTTTTGCGCCTCAGCTGCGGCTGGTAGAGTGGATCAGCCAATTGGTTGCCTACTTATCGGCCTTTAGTTCTGAAGCTGAGCGGCTTCAGGCCAGCGTGGCGGCAGAGCATCTGCTTGCACATTTTTCAGGGCTTAGGCCGGAGCATTGCAGCCTGCTGCTGCAGGAGTTTAATCAGCAGGTGGTGCTGGCAAATTTAATCGGCTTGCTGACGCAAAGCTATGAAGCCACGGCAGGTTTATTGGGCAATAGCCTGATTGCCCTTGCGCAAAATCCTGAGGTTTATCAGCGCATTCTGGCCGGAATAGAGCCAATAAGTGCGTTGGTAGAAAGCGTCGCGGTTCAGGACCCTAGCGTGCAAAACACCCGCCGCGTTGTTACTCAAGCAATAGAAATCTACGGCCAGCAGCTTGCAGTGGGCGACACGATTTTGCTGCTGCTGGCGTCTGCTAATCATGATGCCAGTAGCAGCGAGCACTTTAGTTTTGGTTATGGCAGGCATGCTTGCCCAGGGCAAGCGCTGGCAACCAGGCTGGCAACGGTGATTCTTGATGCTTACCTTTGCGGTGAAAATAGGCCGCTCCCTGTTCGTTGGGCTTATCAGGCTTCAGCTAATGCCCGTATCCCTCAATTTAATTAA
- a CDS encoding antibiotic biosynthesis monooxygenase family protein yields MIAVIFEVWLAPEQMTEYLNLAADLRDELVLQDGFISIERFSSISEAGKMLSLSFWRDESAVKAWRCSAMHRDAQLLGRKSVFKNYRLRVAKVARDYGMAERGQAPADSLSLHG; encoded by the coding sequence ATGATTGCTGTTATTTTTGAAGTGTGGCTTGCCCCTGAGCAGATGACGGAATACTTAAACCTTGCGGCAGATTTACGCGATGAGCTGGTGCTACAGGATGGTTTTATTTCGATTGAGCGCTTTAGCAGTATTAGCGAGGCGGGCAAGATGCTTTCGCTCTCGTTCTGGCGTGACGAGTCAGCGGTTAAAGCGTGGCGCTGTAGTGCCATGCATCGCGATGCGCAGCTGCTGGGGCGCAAGAGCGTGTTTAAAAATTATCGGCTGCGTGTAGCTAAGGTGGCGCGGGATTATGGCATGGCTGAACGGGGGCAGGCTCCGGCAGATAGCTTGTCTCTACATGGCTAA
- the macA gene encoding macrolide transporter subunit MacA gives MVWKIKRWSWFRILMTAMLLALIAWGVKAIVFPTKAVPQYTTAKAAKADLESAVLATGTLQAFRKVDVGAQVSGQLQKLEVELGDRVKKGQLLATIDPELAQNEALNAEASLEGLLAQRQSTLLQLEQAKIEVTRQQTMLSREATSRQAVEDASLKQKTLQSDLAQRDADIKKAKLTLDSAKTRLGYTRILAPIDGEVAAITTLEGQTVIAAQQAPNLLTLADLDTITVKAQISEADVMKIHAGQMVYFTTLGQPDKRYYGKLRAIQPTPEKVNNAIFYNALFEVPNPTHALRQDMTAQVAIVLEHAKSVLSIPTIALGAKAKDGRYTVRVVGVDGIAVDRQIKTGLNNNVQVQVLAGLKEGDLVVTGDAALGKSEASVSIGG, from the coding sequence ATGGTTTGGAAAATTAAGCGTTGGTCATGGTTTCGTATACTGATGACCGCCATGCTATTGGCCCTGATTGCTTGGGGAGTTAAAGCAATTGTTTTCCCTACTAAAGCTGTGCCGCAATACACCACGGCGAAGGCTGCTAAGGCTGATTTAGAAAGCGCGGTACTGGCGACGGGCACTTTGCAGGCTTTTCGCAAGGTGGACGTGGGCGCGCAGGTTTCCGGGCAGTTGCAAAAGCTGGAAGTAGAGCTGGGGGACAGGGTAAAGAAAGGCCAGCTGTTGGCAACAATTGATCCCGAGCTGGCGCAAAACGAGGCGCTCAATGCCGAGGCTTCTTTGGAAGGATTGCTCGCACAAAGGCAATCAACGCTGTTGCAATTAGAACAGGCCAAAATTGAAGTTACTCGGCAGCAAACCATGCTGAGCCGCGAAGCCACTTCAAGGCAGGCGGTAGAAGACGCAAGCTTAAAGCAAAAAACGTTGCAATCCGATTTGGCGCAGCGTGATGCCGATATCAAAAAAGCCAAGCTCACACTTGATTCAGCAAAAACCCGTCTTGGCTACACCCGTATTCTTGCGCCGATTGATGGCGAAGTAGCGGCGATTACGACGCTAGAGGGCCAGACCGTGATTGCGGCCCAGCAAGCGCCTAATCTTTTAACCCTTGCCGATTTAGACACCATTACCGTTAAAGCGCAGATTTCTGAGGCGGATGTGATGAAAATCCATGCCGGGCAAATGGTGTATTTCACCACCTTGGGCCAGCCGGATAAGCGCTATTACGGCAAGCTGCGTGCGATTCAGCCAACTCCAGAAAAAGTAAATAACGCGATTTTTTATAATGCACTGTTTGAAGTGCCCAACCCAACACACGCGCTACGTCAGGATATGACCGCGCAGGTGGCGATTGTGCTTGAGCATGCAAAAAGCGTTTTAAGTATTCCCACTATTGCCTTAGGGGCCAAGGCCAAAGATGGGCGCTACACCGTGCGGGTGGTAGGCGTGGATGGCATTGCGGTTGATCGGCAGATCAAAACCGGCCTGAATAATAATGTGCAGGTGCAAGTGCTGGCTGGCCTGAAAGAAGGCGATCTGGTGGTGACTGGGGACGCTGCCTTGGGTAAATCAGAAGCGTCTGTAAGCATTGGAGGCTAG
- the macB gene encoding macrolide ABC transporter ATP-binding protein/permease MacB — protein sequence MRKPLLELSNIVRSFPAGDDVAVVLDQVNLCIHAGEMVAIVGASGSGKSTLMNILGCLDKPTSGTYLVNSRDVSGLDSDELAGLRRDRFGFIFQRYHLLPHLSAQGNVEMPAVYSGLAKDARQDRAKALLSRLGLSEKFEHRPSQLSGGQQQRVSIARALMNGGEVILADEPTGALDSHSGEEVMNILRELHAQGHTVIIVTHDHKVADCAERIVEISDGRIISDRSKPVEVLVEGKIAPHGREVKSLRVIFDRFGAALNMAWRAMSANRMRTLLTMLGVVIGITSVVSIVAIGEGAKRKILQNIGEIGSNTMNIFPGKDLGDDRAGSLRSLLPGDITALQAMPFIDSVTPSTSSSFRLRHHALDVGSNVSGVGEFYFRVSGLKPALGRFFNSEDVARQAQLVVLDHNTQRKLFPNGRNPLGQVILVGNLPATVIGVAAENKSGFGGGGQTLQVWLPFTTTANRLFGQQYFNNITVRVKDGQSSAAAEQSIEKLLTLRHGSKDFFIYNMDSIVKKIEQTSQMLALLLSMIALISLVVGGIGVMNIMLVSVTERTREIGIRMAVGARQSDVMQQFLTESVLVCLIGGVIGVLLSLGIGALVQFFVPDWKMIFSLGSFIAAFICSTLIGVFFGFLPARNAARLDPIEALARE from the coding sequence GTGCGTAAGCCTCTATTAGAACTCAGCAATATTGTGCGCAGCTTTCCGGCTGGTGATGATGTGGCCGTGGTGCTGGATCAAGTGAATCTGTGTATTCATGCCGGTGAAATGGTGGCGATTGTGGGGGCTTCTGGCTCGGGCAAATCCACCTTAATGAATATCTTGGGGTGCCTAGATAAGCCGACTTCGGGCACTTATCTGGTGAATAGCCGCGATGTATCTGGCCTTGATAGCGACGAGCTGGCTGGGCTGCGGCGGGATCGGTTTGGTTTTATTTTTCAGCGCTACCATTTATTGCCGCATTTATCCGCACAGGGCAATGTGGAAATGCCTGCGGTTTATTCGGGGCTGGCTAAAGATGCGCGGCAGGACAGAGCCAAAGCTTTGCTCAGCCGCCTTGGTTTAAGCGAGAAATTTGAGCACCGCCCCAGCCAGCTTTCAGGTGGCCAGCAGCAGCGGGTGAGTATTGCCCGCGCTTTGATGAACGGTGGCGAAGTGATTTTGGCCGACGAGCCAACTGGCGCGCTCGATAGCCATAGCGGCGAAGAAGTCATGAATATCCTGCGCGAGCTGCACGCGCAGGGCCACACCGTGATTATTGTTACCCACGATCATAAAGTCGCCGATTGCGCCGAGCGCATTGTAGAGATCAGCGATGGCCGTATTATTAGCGATCGCAGTAAGCCAGTTGAAGTCTTGGTGGAAGGAAAAATTGCGCCGCATGGGCGGGAAGTTAAATCACTGCGAGTGATCTTTGATCGTTTTGGGGCCGCTTTAAATATGGCTTGGCGGGCCATGTCGGCCAACCGGATGCGTACTTTACTCACCATGCTGGGTGTGGTGATTGGCATTACCTCGGTGGTGTCGATTGTGGCGATTGGCGAGGGTGCTAAGCGCAAAATTTTGCAAAATATTGGCGAAATCGGCAGCAATACGATGAATATTTTCCCAGGTAAAGATTTGGGGGATGACAGGGCGGGTAGCTTGCGCTCCCTACTGCCGGGGGATATTACCGCGCTGCAGGCCATGCCTTTTATTGATAGTGTGACTCCCAGTACTAGCTCTAGTTTTCGCTTACGTCATCATGCTTTGGATGTCGGTAGTAATGTGAGCGGGGTAGGGGAGTTTTATTTTCGCGTGAGTGGGCTGAAGCCTGCGCTGGGGCGATTTTTTAATAGCGAAGATGTTGCAAGACAGGCGCAATTGGTGGTGCTTGATCACAACACCCAGCGCAAATTGTTTCCGAATGGACGTAATCCGCTGGGGCAGGTGATTTTAGTGGGTAATCTGCCTGCCACCGTAATTGGTGTGGCGGCAGAAAATAAGAGCGGCTTTGGCGGCGGCGGGCAAACCTTGCAAGTCTGGCTACCCTTTACCACCACGGCTAATCGCCTGTTTGGTCAGCAATATTTTAACAATATCACCGTGCGGGTAAAGGATGGCCAATCGTCAGCCGCTGCCGAGCAGAGCATAGAAAAGCTGCTCACCTTGCGCCATGGCAGCAAGGATTTCTTTATCTACAACATGGATAGCATCGTTAAAAAAATCGAGCAAACCAGCCAGATGCTGGCGCTGTTGTTATCGATGATTGCGTTGATTTCCCTTGTGGTGGGCGGGATAGGTGTGATGAATATTATGCTGGTGTCGGTCACCGAGCGAACGCGTGAAATTGGCATTCGTATGGCGGTAGGTGCAAGGCAAAGCGATGTTATGCAGCAGTTTCTAACCGAATCGGTGCTGGTTTGCTTGATTGGTGGCGTGATCGGCGTGCTGCTTTCCCTAGGTATTGGCGCTTTGGTGCAGTTTTTTGTGCCCGATTGGAAAATGATTTTCTCTCTAGGATCTTTTATCGCGGCCTTTATCTGTTCGACCCTGATTGGTGTGTTCTTTGGCTTTTTGCCCGCTCGCAATGCCGCGCGCTTAGACCCGATTGAAGCCTTGGCGCGAGAATAA
- a CDS encoding efflux transporter outer membrane subunit has product MKRILLLSTVFLSACGSLLSPSSSAPLPAMPAQWAEQIQAAGMYQGAWWLAFHDAALTQLIGDALQSNADLSIAAIRLRRAHLREGVSEHAALPVLGGVGGASVNRSFDPVVNRQSYNLSATASYEFDLWGRLASDRAAAREERIATEADRQALKLSISTSVASQYWTIALLDQKLAASLLNLQQLRQVMAIAQAKNQAGALAKSEVLSAEQSLLSEEASHTQLLQQRKAAFYNLSLLFDRPPQSFTLAGASLPQGDLPAIAAGVPSEVLGRRPDLQAMEARLRASLAQIDVARAAFYPSFSLTTSLGSSSSALAELFQNPVASAGLNLALPFLDWEKHQLNLDISRTQYEELLTTFRQGLYKALAETEQALDARVRFGEQNQQLAKSLQLAAKLDGIAQARFEAGATDIQPWLDAAARRRSAQTSLLQNRFDQASNLLAIYKALGGAVK; this is encoded by the coding sequence ATGAAAAGAATCTTATTACTTTCAACGGTTTTCCTCAGTGCCTGTGGCTCCTTGCTAAGCCCTAGCTCTAGCGCACCCTTGCCCGCCATGCCCGCCCAATGGGCTGAGCAAATTCAGGCTGCTGGCATGTATCAGGGTGCATGGTGGCTGGCGTTTCATGATGCGGCGCTAACTCAGCTAATCGGCGATGCTTTGCAAAGCAATGCTGATTTATCTATCGCGGCCATCAGGCTACGCCGTGCTCATCTAAGAGAGGGCGTCAGTGAGCATGCGGCCTTGCCGGTTTTGGGTGGCGTTGGCGGGGCGAGTGTGAATCGCAGTTTTGATCCGGTGGTAAATCGCCAGAGCTACAACCTATCGGCCACGGCCAGCTATGAGTTTGATCTGTGGGGACGTTTGGCGAGTGACAGAGCCGCCGCCAGAGAAGAGCGTATTGCGACTGAAGCCGATAGGCAGGCACTTAAATTATCGATCTCTACCTCGGTCGCAAGCCAATATTGGACGATCGCCTTATTGGATCAGAAGCTAGCCGCTAGCTTGCTTAATTTACAGCAGCTCAGGCAGGTGATGGCCATTGCTCAGGCTAAAAATCAGGCCGGTGCTTTGGCAAAAAGCGAGGTGCTGAGCGCCGAGCAAAGCTTGCTGAGTGAAGAAGCCAGCCATACCCAGCTTTTGCAGCAACGGAAAGCTGCGTTTTATAACCTGAGTTTATTGTTTGACCGGCCACCGCAGAGCTTTACTCTGGCTGGGGCCAGCTTGCCGCAGGGTGATTTACCGGCGATTGCCGCTGGCGTGCCTAGCGAAGTGCTGGGCCGCCGCCCTGATTTGCAAGCGATGGAGGCCAGATTAAGGGCGAGCTTGGCGCAAATTGATGTGGCTAGAGCGGCGTTTTACCCCAGCTTTTCGCTCACTACCAGCCTAGGTAGTAGTAGCTCTGCTTTAGCCGAGCTATTTCAGAACCCTGTTGCATCCGCTGGGCTGAATTTGGCGCTGCCTTTTTTAGATTGGGAAAAGCATCAGCTTAATCTGGATATCAGCCGCACGCAGTATGAAGAATTGCTCACCACATTTAGGCAGGGCCTCTATAAGGCGCTGGCCGAAACCGAACAAGCGCTGGATGCTAGAGTCCGCTTCGGCGAACAAAATCAGCAATTGGCGAAATCCTTGCAATTGGCGGCTAAGCTAGATGGCATCGCCCAAGCGCGTTTTGAAGCAGGGGCCACAGATATCCAGCCTTGGTTAGACGCCGCCGCCCGCCGCCGCAGCGCTCAAACCAGCCTGCTACAAAATCGCTTCGATCAGGCGAGTAATTTGCTGGCTATTTATAAGGCTTTGGGCGGGGCTGTGAAGTAG